From a region of the Thermus caldilimi genome:
- a CDS encoding 4Fe-4S dicluster domain-containing protein codes for MKERRGYEEALELELFREEFPFGPVTRRGFLALGLLSLAACTPVVRRKGTPYVRQPEWVVEGGEAEFVTAIAHAGFVEPVRVKVYQERPLFLAPLERAMSPYPLAGLYALYDPARRGKAPDWDGFYAAWRRALAEGETLLVLPRTTSPRLEGLLEKAQLRFPNLRVARFEAWSLENLYLGAEVAFGQRAWPVYAPEKAETVLLLDVEAHEHPAGYLWWEALSRRRLPPMNRIYAVESGASLLGSMADHRLALKPSQVEAFILALAQTLGVVQGSPASDYGGFLSALAEDLKRGGVVLAGPQLSPGAQALVMAINRALKAPVRHVEPPEKEAAAPKAFQQAEGAERLVWAAEGPLPSLSGKAFAAALSLYPVKAAFWSLPLAHPLEASGQHRDAEGRLWPSQALIQPLWGGKTLEEVLAGLLGEELSALSPEEKRALAEGGPLAEAREVSVEVRPGLEGRLPPLRKEAPWELTLRPDASLYDGRYRDNPYLQELPRPLSRLVWDGAVLLSEEDAEALGLLADIRARERRADPKRPLLRVKAGEKEALLPLWPLPGLPQGSGVASLSHFFHPEGVVWPMEVSPTGRDYPLVSTQYHGYLGEVEAVKVMEEAQALEAEPEKEKRISFYPPWPQGEHAWAMTVDLSRCLGCGLCTLACQVENNIPVVGKEEVGKGREMHWIRIDRYFAEEGVVHQPVMCQHCEKAPCEAVCPVAATEHSDEGLNLMVYNRCVGTKYCSANCPYKARRFNFFPYGEAFVGKGDPKRAQESPLALLMNPEVTVRSRGVMEKCTYCVQRIESTRAKAAMEGRKIRTGEIQTACQEVCPGKAIHFGDLLDPEDPIQAHRKEGRHYALLEEANTWPRTTYLAHLKNPNPKLKEGKHGA; via the coding sequence ATGAAGGAACGGCGCGGTTATGAGGAAGCTTTGGAGCTGGAGCTCTTCCGTGAGGAGTTTCCCTTTGGTCCCGTAACCCGGCGGGGATTCTTGGCCTTGGGGCTTTTGTCCCTTGCGGCCTGTACCCCGGTGGTGCGGCGGAAGGGGACACCCTACGTGCGCCAGCCGGAATGGGTGGTGGAAGGAGGAGAAGCGGAGTTCGTCACCGCCATCGCCCATGCCGGTTTTGTCGAGCCGGTGCGGGTAAAGGTCTACCAGGAAAGGCCCCTCTTCCTGGCGCCTTTGGAAAGGGCCATGAGCCCCTACCCCCTGGCGGGTCTTTACGCCCTATACGACCCGGCCCGCCGGGGCAAGGCCCCGGACTGGGATGGGTTTTATGCCGCCTGGCGGCGGGCTTTGGCGGAGGGGGAAACCCTTCTGGTCCTGCCCCGCACCACCTCCCCCAGGCTCGAGGGCCTATTGGAAAAAGCCCAACTCCGTTTCCCCAACCTGCGGGTGGCCCGGTTTGAGGCCTGGAGCCTGGAGAACCTCTACCTGGGTGCGGAGGTGGCCTTCGGGCAAAGGGCCTGGCCCGTCTACGCCCCGGAGAAGGCGGAAACCGTACTCCTCCTGGACGTGGAGGCGCACGAGCATCCGGCGGGATACCTCTGGTGGGAGGCCTTAAGCCGCAGGCGCCTTCCACCCATGAACCGCATCTATGCGGTGGAAAGCGGGGCCAGCCTTCTGGGAAGCATGGCCGACCACCGCCTGGCCTTGAAGCCCAGCCAGGTGGAGGCGTTTATCCTGGCCCTGGCCCAGACCCTGGGGGTGGTTCAGGGAAGTCCGGCCTCGGACTACGGAGGATTCCTTTCCGCCCTGGCGGAGGACCTTAAACGGGGTGGGGTGGTCCTGGCTGGGCCCCAGCTCTCCCCGGGGGCTCAGGCCCTGGTCATGGCCATCAACCGGGCCCTTAAGGCCCCGGTGCGCCATGTGGAGCCTCCGGAGAAGGAGGCGGCCGCGCCCAAAGCCTTTCAGCAGGCCGAGGGGGCCGAGCGCCTGGTGTGGGCGGCGGAGGGTCCCTTGCCCAGCCTCTCGGGCAAGGCCTTTGCTGCGGCGCTTTCCTTGTATCCCGTCAAGGCTGCCTTCTGGAGCCTTCCCTTGGCCCATCCCCTCGAGGCCTCGGGCCAGCACCGGGATGCCGAGGGCCGGCTCTGGCCCAGCCAGGCCCTCATCCAGCCCCTGTGGGGTGGGAAAACCCTGGAGGAGGTGCTGGCGGGGCTCTTGGGGGAGGAGCTTTCCGCCCTTTCCCCCGAGGAGAAGCGGGCCCTGGCGGAGGGGGGGCCCTTGGCGGAGGCCCGGGAGGTGTCCGTGGAGGTGCGCCCCGGCCTGGAAGGCCGCCTTCCCCCTTTGCGGAAAGAGGCTCCTTGGGAACTCACCCTCCGCCCCGACGCCAGCCTTTACGACGGGCGCTACCGGGACAACCCCTATTTGCAGGAGCTTCCCAGGCCCCTAAGCCGCCTGGTCTGGGACGGGGCGGTGCTCTTAAGCGAGGAGGATGCCGAGGCCCTGGGCCTTCTTGCGGACATCCGGGCCCGGGAGCGGCGGGCGGATCCCAAAAGGCCCCTCCTACGGGTTAAGGCTGGGGAAAAGGAGGCCCTCCTTCCCCTCTGGCCCCTTCCCGGCCTGCCCCAGGGGAGCGGGGTGGCTTCCCTTTCCCACTTCTTCCACCCCGAGGGGGTGGTCTGGCCCATGGAGGTTTCCCCCACGGGCCGGGATTACCCCTTGGTTTCCACCCAGTACCACGGGTACCTGGGGGAGGTGGAGGCGGTGAAGGTGATGGAGGAGGCCCAGGCCCTCGAGGCCGAGCCGGAGAAGGAGAAGCGGATCTCCTTCTACCCCCCCTGGCCCCAAGGGGAACACGCCTGGGCCATGACCGTGGACCTAAGCCGGTGCCTGGGGTGCGGGCTTTGCACCCTGGCCTGCCAGGTGGAGAACAACATCCCCGTGGTGGGCAAGGAGGAGGTCGGAAAGGGTCGGGAGATGCACTGGATCCGCATCGACCGCTACTTCGCCGAGGAGGGGGTGGTGCACCAGCCCGTGATGTGCCAGCACTGCGAGAAGGCTCCCTGCGAGGCGGTCTGTCCGGTGGCGGCCACGGAGCACTCCGACGAGGGGCTGAACCTCATGGTCTACAACCGCTGCGTGGGCACCAAGTACTGCTCCGCCAACTGCCCCTACAAGGCGAGGCGCTTCAACTTCTTCCCCTATGGGGAAGCCTTCGTGGGCAAGGGGGACCCCAAAAGAGCCCAGGAAAGCCCCCTGGCCCTCCTCATGAACCCCGAGGTGACGGTGCGGAGCCGCGGGGTGATGGAGAAGTGCACCTACTGCGTGCAACGCATCGAAAGCACCCGGGCCAAGGCGGCCATGGAGGGGCGGAAGATTCGCACCGGGGAGATCCAGACCGCCTGCCAGGAGGTCTGCCCGGGGAAGGCCATCCACTTCGGGGACCTTTTGGACCCTGAAGACCCCATCCAAGCCCACCGGAAGGAGGGGCGGCACTACGCCCTTTTGGAGGAGGCCAACACCTGGCCCCGCACCACCTACCTGGCCCACCTGAAAAACCCCAATCCCAAGCTGAAGGAGGGGAAGCATGGCGCATAA
- the nrfD gene encoding NrfD/PsrC family molybdoenzyme membrane anchor subunit has protein sequence MAHKEPHPDHDLIQGEWTEKTLVEKLLEPVEKPAPRPWRVVLAVGGALTLAWLYAIFVTFVRGLGTWGINQPVAWGFDIVHFVWWIGIGHAGTLISAILVLMRQNWRDSLNRVTEAMTLFAVLAAATYPLIHMGRPQLFYWVMPYPTHMALWPQYKSPLSWDVLAIMTYLTISTLFLYLGLIPDLALLRERSKGWRRKLYGWLSLGWTGNAVHWQRYRAVYVLLAGLATPVVISVHSVVSMDFAYGLVPGWHLTVFPPFFAAGAIYSGFAMALTLIIPLRKWYRLEGVITDRHLDWMAKVTLASGLGVAYIYLLEIFIAWYAGEPAEWAQQLWRMTGPYAPYYWAMMLINVVLLQTLWFPRFRKNLTWLFIFSILANVGMWLERFVIVIISLSHDFLPGNFHLYYPTWVDWTLFLGTIGFFLFGLSLFIRIFPPIAVAEMVHLFHRLRKH, from the coding sequence ATGGCGCATAAGGAACCCCATCCCGACCACGACCTGATCCAGGGGGAGTGGACGGAGAAGACCTTGGTGGAAAAGCTTCTGGAGCCGGTGGAGAAGCCAGCCCCCAGGCCCTGGAGGGTGGTCTTGGCCGTGGGGGGGGCCTTGACCCTGGCCTGGCTCTACGCCATCTTCGTCACCTTCGTCCGGGGCCTTGGCACCTGGGGCATCAACCAGCCCGTGGCCTGGGGGTTTGACATCGTGCACTTCGTCTGGTGGATCGGCATCGGCCACGCCGGAACCCTGATCAGCGCCATTCTGGTCCTCATGCGCCAGAACTGGCGGGACTCCTTGAACCGGGTCACCGAGGCCATGACCCTGTTTGCCGTGCTGGCGGCGGCCACCTACCCCCTCATCCACATGGGCCGGCCCCAGCTCTTCTACTGGGTCATGCCCTACCCCACCCACATGGCCCTCTGGCCCCAGTACAAGAGCCCCCTTTCCTGGGACGTGCTGGCCATCATGACTTACCTCACCATCTCCACCCTCTTCCTCTACCTGGGCTTGATCCCGGACCTGGCCCTTTTGCGGGAGAGGAGCAAGGGCTGGCGGCGGAAGCTGTACGGCTGGCTCTCCCTGGGCTGGACGGGGAATGCCGTCCACTGGCAGCGCTATAGGGCGGTCTATGTGCTCCTGGCGGGCCTCGCTACCCCGGTGGTGATCTCCGTGCACTCGGTGGTGAGCATGGACTTCGCCTATGGGCTGGTGCCGGGCTGGCACCTCACGGTCTTCCCCCCCTTCTTCGCCGCCGGGGCCATCTACTCGGGCTTCGCCATGGCCCTTACCCTGATCATCCCCCTCAGGAAGTGGTACCGGCTGGAGGGGGTGATCACCGACCGCCACCTGGACTGGATGGCCAAGGTGACCCTGGCCTCGGGCCTCGGCGTGGCCTACATCTACCTCCTGGAGATCTTCATCGCCTGGTACGCGGGGGAGCCCGCAGAGTGGGCCCAGCAGCTTTGGCGCATGACCGGCCCCTACGCTCCCTACTACTGGGCCATGATGCTCATCAACGTGGTCCTTCTCCAGACCCTCTGGTTCCCCCGCTTCCGAAAAAACCTCACCTGGCTTTTTATCTTCTCCATCCTGGCCAACGTGGGCATGTGGCTGGAGCGCTTCGTGATCGTCATCATCAGCCTGTCCCACGACTTTTTGCCCGGGAACTTCCACCTTTACTACCCCACCTGGGTGGACTGGACCCTCTTCCTCGGGACCATCGGCTTCTTCCTCTTCGGCCTTTCCCTTTTCATCCGCATCTTCCCCCCCATCGCCGTGGCGGAGATGGTCCACCTGTTCCACCGCCTGAGAAAGCACTAG
- a CDS encoding DUF3341 domain-containing protein — MLYGLMAYFDSAERLLEALRVLKGRGYRHLEALTPNPVEGIEEVLGGDGRIPWIAFGLGVLGVGLGLFLQIYTTLDYPHNAGGKSLLGWPAFIPVTFELTILTITVGIFLFLLYMNGLPLAAHPAVKAKEYVRVLLDEYGVFVYATDPRFDLESTRALLRELGAEVEEVRRD; from the coding sequence ATGCTGTATGGACTCATGGCCTACTTTGACTCGGCGGAAAGGCTTTTAGAGGCCTTAAGGGTGCTCAAGGGAAGGGGATACCGCCACCTCGAGGCCCTCACCCCTAACCCCGTGGAGGGGATCGAGGAGGTCCTGGGGGGGGATGGGCGTATACCCTGGATCGCCTTCGGCCTAGGGGTTTTGGGGGTAGGCCTGGGGCTTTTCCTCCAGATCTACACCACCCTGGACTATCCCCACAACGCCGGGGGCAAGTCCCTTTTGGGCTGGCCCGCCTTCATCCCCGTGACCTTTGAGCTCACCATCCTCACCATCACCGTGGGAATCTTTCTCTTCCTCCTCTACATGAACGGCCTTCCCCTGGCCGCCCATCCCGCGGTGAAGGCCAAGGAGTACGTGCGGGTCCTTCTGGACGAGTACGGGGTCTTCGTTTACGCCACGGACCCCCGGTTCGACCTGGAGAGCACCAGGGCCCTGCTTCGGGAACTGGGGGCGGAGGTGGAGGAGGTGCGGCGTGACTAG
- a CDS encoding c-type cytochrome translates to MTRWLLLLLPLLSACGWMWNQPKVKPFREAPLQVQVAPERVRFGENLNLEVRTGLKPEGGFADNPYAFTDGELLRGKVLYRSFCAICHGLNGEGDGRVIPLGMPKPRSFLDPAVKAMPEGYFYFAATNGFGRMLSYKSRIPERERWLIARYIKRCLQEEACPLEVIHAEVY, encoded by the coding sequence GTGACTAGGTGGCTTCTTCTCCTGCTCCCCCTCCTTTCCGCCTGCGGCTGGATGTGGAACCAACCCAAGGTGAAGCCGTTTCGGGAAGCACCCCTCCAGGTCCAGGTAGCCCCGGAACGGGTGCGCTTCGGGGAGAACCTGAACCTGGAGGTGCGCACCGGGCTCAAGCCCGAAGGGGGGTTCGCCGACAATCCCTACGCCTTCACGGACGGGGAGCTTTTGCGGGGCAAGGTCCTCTACCGTTCCTTCTGTGCCATCTGCCACGGGCTGAACGGGGAAGGGGATGGGCGGGTGATCCCCTTGGGGATGCCCAAGCCCCGCTCCTTCCTGGACCCGGCAGTGAAGGCCATGCCCGAGGGCTACTTTTACTTTGCGGCCACCAACGGCTTTGGCCGCATGCTCTCCTACAAAAGCCGTATCCCGGAGAGGGAACGCTGGCTCATCGCCCGCTACATCAAGCGGTGCCTGCAGGAGGAGGCCTGCCCTCTGGAGGTGATCCATGCAGAGGTCTATTGA
- a CDS encoding NAD(P)/FAD-dependent oxidoreductase: MATKVLVLGGGSGGLVAANKVKRLLGREVEVTLVDKSAYHEFMPAYPWVAFGMREPEQVRRPLANLEKRGITYLQATVEALDPANNRVKTSAGELSYDYLIVSLGAEALPSPAQDGHAPWSLEGALKLREALKNFRGGRVVVGVSSPYYPCPPAPYEVAGQVEFALKVKGIRDKSTVEVFHLNPLPLAGMGPVISGKVMEILRSKGIAFHGEFEPVSFEGGKVKAKDGRELSYDLLILTPPFAPNRVVRESPLAGPQGFPEVNKMTFRSTRFANVFVIGDTVNPSLMLPPAGVVAHFQGEYVAGVIASDLKGAYIGEPFNPVAMCIMDFGDNALLPQCSFEKLLAGTGMPSCGVMAVGKWVRITKMLFEGFWFATLIE; the protein is encoded by the coding sequence ATGGCGACGAAGGTTCTGGTTCTGGGAGGCGGCTCGGGTGGCCTGGTGGCGGCCAACAAGGTGAAGAGGCTCCTGGGGAGGGAGGTGGAGGTCACCCTGGTGGACAAGAGCGCCTACCACGAGTTCATGCCCGCCTACCCCTGGGTGGCCTTCGGCATGCGGGAGCCTGAGCAGGTGCGTAGGCCCCTGGCCAACCTGGAAAAGCGGGGTATTACCTACCTGCAGGCCACGGTGGAGGCTTTAGACCCCGCCAACAACCGGGTGAAGACCAGCGCCGGGGAGCTTTCCTACGACTACCTGATCGTTTCCCTTGGGGCGGAGGCATTGCCCTCTCCCGCCCAGGATGGCCACGCTCCCTGGAGCCTCGAGGGGGCCTTGAAGCTGAGGGAGGCCCTCAAGAACTTCAGGGGGGGCCGGGTGGTGGTGGGGGTTTCCTCCCCCTACTACCCTTGCCCTCCCGCGCCCTATGAGGTGGCCGGGCAGGTGGAGTTCGCCCTCAAGGTCAAGGGGATCCGGGATAAGAGCACGGTGGAAGTCTTCCACCTAAACCCCCTGCCCCTGGCGGGCATGGGTCCGGTGATCTCGGGGAAGGTTATGGAGATCCTCCGCTCCAAGGGCATCGCCTTCCACGGGGAGTTTGAACCCGTTTCCTTTGAAGGGGGCAAGGTTAAGGCCAAGGACGGGCGGGAGCTTTCTTACGACCTCCTTATCCTCACGCCTCCTTTCGCCCCCAACCGGGTGGTGCGGGAATCCCCCCTGGCGGGGCCCCAGGGCTTCCCCGAGGTGAACAAGATGACCTTCCGCTCCACCCGGTTCGCCAACGTCTTCGTCATCGGGGACACGGTGAACCCCTCCCTCATGCTGCCCCCCGCTGGGGTGGTGGCCCACTTCCAGGGGGAGTACGTGGCCGGGGTCATCGCCTCTGACCTCAAGGGAGCCTATATCGGCGAGCCCTTCAACCCCGTGGCCATGTGCATCATGGACTTCGGGGATAACGCCCTTCTGCCCCAGTGCTCCTTTGAAAAGCTTCTGGCGGGCACGGGGATGCCCTCCTGCGGCGTGATGGCCGTGGGCAAGTGGGTCCGGATCACCAAGATGCTCTTTGAGGGCTTCTGGTTCGCCACCTTGATCGAGTAG
- a CDS encoding DUF1641 domain-containing protein, whose product MEKTFTVEERLARIEEVLEKSGLSLLAQVGAGETLAENLGLLMEPKNLQLVSLLARFLDQAEALERLADTLEKLEQSGALAFLGHLSENFGEGLGMLMEPQVLRLFSHGANVLDILSRIEPAAIGMMASALQRGLGETFTPEVMRDPPRVGLAGILKQLSDPEVQKALGVLFLLLKALGKAFGHLNEDMKALEGLMAKMMPKK is encoded by the coding sequence ATGGAGAAGACGTTTACGGTGGAAGAAAGGCTGGCCCGCATAGAGGAGGTCCTGGAGAAGAGCGGCCTCTCCCTCCTGGCCCAGGTGGGGGCCGGGGAGACCCTGGCGGAGAACCTGGGCCTCCTCATGGAGCCCAAGAACCTGCAGCTGGTTTCCCTGCTGGCCCGCTTCCTGGATCAGGCGGAGGCCTTGGAGCGGCTGGCGGATACCCTGGAGAAGCTGGAACAATCCGGGGCCTTGGCCTTTTTAGGCCACCTCTCCGAGAACTTCGGGGAGGGCTTGGGGATGCTCATGGAGCCCCAGGTGCTCAGGCTTTTCTCCCACGGGGCCAATGTTCTGGACATCCTTTCCCGGATAGAGCCCGCCGCCATCGGCATGATGGCCTCGGCCTTGCAACGGGGCCTGGGAGAGACCTTTACCCCCGAGGTGATGCGGGATCCACCCCGGGTGGGCTTGGCGGGGATTCTGAAGCAGCTTTCCGACCCGGAGGTGCAGAAGGCCCTGGGGGTGCTTTTCCTCCTTCTCAAGGCCCTGGGCAAGGCCTTCGGACACCTGAACGAGGACATGAAGGCCCTGGAAGGCCTCATGGCCAAGATGATGCCCAAGAAGTAA
- a CDS encoding GGDEF domain-containing protein, whose translation MAAYGLGLLALLLFLGLFPPTAPWSERFLTPLVALGGGVFLLRHRQESWGLGLLFLGLGDLAWTLEDLKSLPRGLYLEFPYLVGYAALTWALLKIPGEKPRLSLLLVPLALLGLASALKPELGIDRICTVWDALLLLLLLPRLETLFRERLLGGRALWGVGLLLFLVVDMAYAFLKAEGTYPTGHPVHLLWTLGYLLLALGVMEEMSEKTPFLGQALALGGLFLMPALLLNDPTPWGVWVMALYGGLVGSLGLLYANHLGWRRTEEKRLRWTRFLEELARLSPRVTQTLSPEAVLMGALEATRHLLPQAVGLEVRGRRGLVGERTPHSLAIPLNGDTAYLYLQSPLEESVPPGFLSLLGERIRQVLRQVEWGTLALTDPLTGLLNRRGLEAELPKLLALARRYQAPVSVVMLDIDRFKRVNDTYGHPVGDEVLRLLGRILLASVRREDLAVRYGGEEFLLLLYGADREAAKEVVERIRQRFRGERVEPIPYPLTLSAGVAGGEVPEGKTQLEDWILKADYALLRAKEAGRDRVTLA comes from the coding sequence GTGGCCGCCTATGGGTTAGGGCTTCTTGCTCTCCTTTTATTCCTTGGTCTATTCCCCCCCACCGCCCCCTGGAGCGAGCGCTTCCTCACCCCCTTGGTGGCCCTGGGAGGGGGGGTTTTCCTTCTCAGGCACCGGCAGGAATCCTGGGGCCTAGGGCTTCTTTTCCTTGGCCTAGGGGACCTGGCTTGGACCCTGGAGGATCTGAAGAGCCTACCCCGGGGCCTGTACCTGGAGTTTCCCTACCTGGTGGGCTATGCCGCCTTAACCTGGGCTCTTCTCAAGATCCCGGGGGAGAAACCCCGGCTAAGCCTCCTTCTGGTGCCCCTGGCCCTTTTGGGCCTGGCCTCTGCTTTGAAGCCGGAACTGGGCATAGACCGGATCTGCACCGTGTGGGATGCCCTCCTCCTCCTTCTCCTTCTGCCCAGGCTGGAAACCCTGTTCCGGGAACGCCTTCTGGGGGGACGGGCCCTCTGGGGAGTGGGGCTTCTCCTCTTCCTGGTGGTGGACATGGCCTACGCCTTCCTGAAGGCGGAAGGAACCTACCCCACCGGCCACCCTGTCCACCTCCTCTGGACCTTGGGCTACCTCCTCCTGGCCCTTGGGGTGATGGAGGAAATGTCGGAAAAGACCCCCTTCCTGGGACAGGCCCTGGCCCTGGGGGGGCTTTTCCTGATGCCCGCCCTTCTCCTCAACGATCCCACCCCGTGGGGGGTGTGGGTCATGGCCCTCTACGGAGGGTTGGTGGGAAGCCTGGGCCTCCTTTACGCCAACCACCTGGGGTGGCGCCGCACGGAGGAAAAAAGGCTCCGCTGGACCCGCTTTTTGGAGGAGCTCGCCCGCCTTTCCCCCCGGGTGACCCAGACCCTAAGCCCGGAAGCCGTGCTGATGGGGGCCCTCGAAGCCACCCGCCACCTCCTGCCCCAGGCCGTGGGCCTGGAGGTGCGGGGAAGGCGGGGCCTGGTGGGGGAGCGCACCCCCCATTCCCTGGCCATCCCCTTAAACGGGGACACCGCCTACCTCTACCTGCAAAGTCCTTTGGAGGAATCCGTGCCCCCCGGCTTCCTCTCCCTCCTGGGGGAGCGGATCCGGCAAGTCCTGCGCCAGGTGGAGTGGGGCACCCTGGCCCTCACGGATCCCCTCACCGGGCTTTTGAACCGCAGGGGCCTCGAGGCGGAGCTCCCCAAGCTCCTGGCCCTGGCCCGGCGCTACCAGGCCCCGGTGAGCGTGGTCATGCTGGACATCGACCGGTTCAAGCGGGTGAACGACACCTACGGCCACCCCGTGGGGGACGAGGTGCTCAGGCTCCTAGGCCGCATCCTCCTGGCCAGCGTGCGCCGGGAGGACCTGGCGGTGCGCTATGGTGGGGAAGAGTTCCTGCTTCTCCTTTACGGAGCCGACCGCGAGGCGGCCAAGGAGGTGGTGGAGCGCATCCGCCAGCGCTTCCGCGGGGAAAGGGTAGAACCCATCCCTTACCCACTCACCCTCTCTGCAGGGGTCGCTGGGGGGGAGGTGCCGGAAGGGAAAACCCAGCTGGAGGATTGGATCCTCAAGGCCGATTACGCCCTCCTGCGGGCTAAGGAAGCGGGCCGGGACCGGGTGACCCTGGCCTAA
- a CDS encoding [LysW]-lysine hydrolase, protein MSANALDPVEFLKGALEIPSPSGQERLVAEYLAEGMEALGLKAFVDEADNARGQVGLGPIQVVLLGHIDTVPGVVPVRLEGSKLFGRGAVDAKGPFVAMILAAAGLSEEAREHLTVHLVGATEEEAPSSKGARFVAPRLKPHYVIIGEPSGWEGITLGYKGRLLVKARREKDNFHSAYHEPNAAEELISYFVAIKAWAEAMNVGQKAFDQVQYTLRDFRIQPAELKQVAELFFDLRLPPRLPPEEAIRHLSAYAPPTIELEFFGREVPYLGPKDTPLTRALRQGIRKAGGKPVFKLKTGTSDMNVLAPHWKVPMVAYGPGDSTLDHTPHEHIEVEEFLKGIEALREALEALAKAHPPEPALG, encoded by the coding sequence ATGAGCGCAAACGCCTTGGACCCCGTTGAGTTCCTCAAAGGGGCCCTGGAGATCCCCTCCCCTTCAGGGCAGGAGCGCCTGGTGGCGGAGTATCTGGCGGAGGGAATGGAGGCGCTGGGCCTCAAGGCCTTCGTGGACGAGGCGGACAACGCCCGGGGCCAGGTGGGCCTTGGCCCCATCCAGGTGGTCCTCCTGGGGCACATCGACACCGTGCCCGGGGTGGTGCCCGTCAGGCTGGAGGGCAGCAAGCTCTTCGGCCGGGGAGCGGTGGACGCCAAGGGCCCCTTTGTGGCCATGATCCTCGCCGCCGCCGGGCTTTCCGAGGAAGCAAGGGAACACCTCACCGTGCACCTGGTGGGGGCCACGGAGGAGGAGGCCCCTAGCTCCAAGGGGGCCCGCTTCGTGGCCCCCAGGCTCAAGCCCCACTACGTCATCATCGGGGAACCCTCGGGCTGGGAGGGCATCACCCTGGGCTACAAGGGAAGGCTTCTGGTGAAGGCCAGGCGGGAAAAGGACAACTTCCACTCCGCTTACCACGAGCCCAACGCGGCGGAGGAGCTCATCAGCTACTTCGTGGCCATCAAGGCCTGGGCGGAGGCCATGAACGTGGGGCAAAAGGCCTTTGACCAGGTGCAGTACACCCTAAGGGATTTCCGTATCCAGCCCGCAGAGCTCAAGCAGGTGGCGGAGCTGTTCTTCGACCTGCGCCTCCCCCCGAGACTCCCTCCGGAGGAGGCCATCCGCCACCTCAGCGCCTACGCCCCCCCCACCATTGAGCTGGAGTTCTTCGGCCGGGAAGTACCCTACCTGGGCCCCAAGGACACCCCCCTTACCCGGGCCCTAAGGCAAGGGATTCGCAAGGCTGGGGGAAAACCCGTCTTCAAGCTGAAGACCGGGACCAGCGACATGAACGTCCTGGCCCCCCACTGGAAGGTACCCATGGTGGCCTACGGCCCCGGGGACTCCACCCTGGACCACACCCCCCACGAGCACATAGAGGTGGAAGAGTTCCTGAAAGGGATAGAGGCGCTTAGGGAAGCCCTCGAGGCCCTGGCCAAAGCGCACCCGCCTGAACCAGCCTTGGGCTAA
- the lysJ gene encoding [LysW]-aminoadipate semialdehyde transaminase LysJ, with product MVKEDWRALLEAEKALDSGVYTKHDLLLVRGQGARVWDAEGHEYLDCVGGYGVANLGHANPEVVEAIKKQAETLLSMPQTLPTPTRGEFYRTLVSLLPPELNRVFPTNSGTEANEAAIKFAWAHTGRRKLVAAMRGFSGRTLGSLSVTWEPKYREPFLPLLGPVEFIPFNDVEALRKAVDEETAAVILEPVQGEGGVRPATQEFLEAAREVTREKGALLILDEIQTGMGRTGRRFAFEHYGVVPDILTLAKALGGGVPIGAAVMREEVAKSMPKGGHGTTFGGNPLAMAAGVAALRYLERTRLWERAAELGPWFMEKLREIPSPKIREVRGLGLMVGLELKEKAAPYIERLEKEHRVLTLQAGPTVIRFLPPLVIEKADLERVVEAVRAVLTQ from the coding sequence ATGGTCAAGGAAGACTGGCGGGCGCTTTTGGAGGCGGAGAAGGCCCTGGACTCCGGGGTCTACACCAAGCACGACCTCCTTCTGGTACGGGGGCAGGGGGCTCGGGTCTGGGATGCCGAGGGCCACGAGTACCTCGACTGCGTGGGGGGCTACGGGGTGGCCAACCTGGGCCATGCCAACCCCGAGGTGGTGGAGGCCATCAAGAAGCAGGCGGAAACCCTCCTCTCCATGCCCCAGACCCTGCCCACCCCCACCCGGGGGGAGTTCTACCGCACCCTGGTAAGCCTCCTTCCCCCCGAGCTCAATCGGGTTTTCCCCACCAACTCCGGCACCGAGGCCAACGAGGCGGCCATCAAGTTCGCCTGGGCCCACACGGGAAGGCGCAAGCTGGTGGCCGCCATGCGGGGCTTCTCCGGGCGCACCCTGGGAAGCCTTTCCGTCACCTGGGAGCCCAAGTACCGGGAACCCTTCCTGCCCCTCTTGGGCCCCGTGGAGTTCATCCCCTTTAACGATGTGGAGGCCCTGAGGAAGGCGGTGGACGAGGAAACCGCAGCGGTGATCCTCGAGCCCGTGCAAGGGGAAGGAGGGGTGCGCCCCGCCACCCAGGAGTTTCTGGAGGCTGCCCGGGAGGTTACCCGGGAAAAAGGGGCCCTGCTGATCCTGGACGAGATCCAGACCGGCATGGGGCGCACGGGCAGGCGCTTCGCCTTTGAGCACTACGGGGTGGTGCCCGACATCCTCACCCTGGCCAAAGCCCTTGGAGGTGGGGTGCCCATCGGGGCGGCGGTGATGCGGGAGGAAGTGGCGAAAAGCATGCCCAAGGGGGGCCACGGCACCACCTTCGGGGGGAACCCCCTGGCCATGGCCGCCGGAGTGGCTGCCCTGCGCTACCTGGAGCGCACCCGGCTATGGGAGAGGGCCGCCGAGCTCGGCCCCTGGTTCATGGAAAAGCTGAGGGAGATCCCCTCCCCCAAGATCCGCGAGGTGCGGGGGCTTGGGCTCATGGTGGGCCTCGAGCTCAAGGAAAAGGCCGCCCCCTACATCGAGCGCCTGGAGAAGGAACACCGGGTGCTCACCCTGCAAGCCGGACCCACGGTGATCCGCTTCCTGCCTCCCTTGGTGATTGAGAAGGCCGACCTGGAACGGGTGGTGGAGGCGGTGCGGGCGGTGCTAACCCAATGA